The Syntrophorhabdus sp. genome segment TCACGGACCCCACCAGGATAAACCCGGAGATCGGCGACCGGGAGGACTACGATCTCTTCGTCAAGACCCTGCGGGACCACGATATGGGACAGATCCTCGACATCGTCCCCAATCACATGTGCATCGACAGCGAGAACCGCTATTGGATGGACCTTCTGGAGAATGGGCCGGCCTCCCGGTGGAGCGGTTTTTTCGACATCGACTGGGACCCGGTCAAGGAAGAGCTGCGCGGCAAGGTCCTCCTGCCCTTTCTCGGCGACCAGTACGGTGTTGCTCTCGAAAAGAAGCAGATACAGTTGGAATACGAGGACGGCTCCTTCTTCGTCCGCGTTTACGACAACAGGCTGCCTCTTCTTCCGGAAACATATGGCGATATCCTCTCCTCCGGGATCGAGGGTCTCGGGGAAAGCATCGGGGGAACTGCCGGCTATGAAGAGCTGCTCAGCATAATCACGTCGGCGGGAAAACTCCCCGCGTACGTCGAGACGAACCCGGAAATGGCGGCCGAACGGGTCCGCGAGAAAGAGATCGTGAAGCGGCGCCTGAAAGACCTCTATCAGAGCAACGGGGAGATACGGGCCTTCGTGGACAGGAGCGTCACCGTCTTCAACGGCACCGAAGGCGACCCGAAGAGCTTCGACCTCCTTGACGGTTTGCTCTCCAGGCAGCTCTACCGGCTGTCTCACTGGCAGGTGGCGACGGAAGAGATCAACTACAGGAGGTTCTTCGACATCAACAGCCTCGCCGCCATCAGGGTCGAGGACCCGGCGGTCTTTGAGGAGACGCATCGCTTTGTGTTCGATCTCATAGAGGGCGGCTGTGTCACGGGCCTCAGGGTGGACCATCCCGACGGCCTGTATGACCCTTCCGAGTATTTCGACCGTCTCCAGCGGCGATGCTTTGCGATAGCCATGAGATCGCACCTCGAGGAGGTCAGGCAGGATGTCGACCTCCCCTACGGCACGACGTACATCGAACCCGCCATATCGGAACGCTACGACGAGGCCTTGAGGACACAGCGGTACTTCAAACCGTTCTACATCGTTGCGGAGAAGATACTCGGGAAGGGTGAGATCATGCCCGAAGAGTGGCCCCTGTTCAGCACCACGGGCTACGTGTTCCTGAACTCCGTGAGCGGGCTTTTCGTGGACGGAAGGAACGCGAAGGCCTTCGACGCGCTGTACAGGCGCTTCACGGGAATGCAGACCGATATCCAGGAGGTGTTCTACGAGAACAAGAAGATCGTCATGGAAGTCGCCATGTCGAGCGAGGTCAACACCCTGGGACACCGCCTGAACAGGATAACCGAAATGGACCGGCAGACGCGGGATTTCACGCTTAACAGCCTCATAAAGGCCATCATAGAGGTCATAGCCTGCTTCCCTGTCTACAGGACGTACATAAACGGGACCGACGTGAAGGAAAGGGACCGCCATTACGTCGAGCTTGCCGTCTCCCGGGCCATCAGGAGGAATCCCGTCCTCAATGAGTCGATCTTTCTCTTCATGAAGCGGGTCCTTCTCCTTGAGTTCCCGGCCGATATGGATGATG includes the following:
- the treY gene encoding malto-oligosyltrehalose synthase is translated as MERPVFRNLRIPLATYRVQFNRHFRFTDAVKVVPYLKELGITDIYASPYLAARPGSLHGYDITDPTRINPEIGDREDYDLFVKTLRDHDMGQILDIVPNHMCIDSENRYWMDLLENGPASRWSGFFDIDWDPVKEELRGKVLLPFLGDQYGVALEKKQIQLEYEDGSFFVRVYDNRLPLLPETYGDILSSGIEGLGESIGGTAGYEELLSIITSAGKLPAYVETNPEMAAERVREKEIVKRRLKDLYQSNGEIRAFVDRSVTVFNGTEGDPKSFDLLDGLLSRQLYRLSHWQVATEEINYRRFFDINSLAAIRVEDPAVFEETHRFVFDLIEGGCVTGLRVDHPDGLYDPSEYFDRLQRRCFAIAMRSHLEEVRQDVDLPYGTTYIEPAISERYDEALRTQRYFKPFYIVAEKILGKGEIMPEEWPLFSTTGYVFLNSVSGLFVDGRNAKAFDALYRRFTGMQTDIQEVFYENKKIVMEVAMSSEVNTLGHRLNRITEMDRQTRDFTLNSLIKAIIEVIACFPVYRTYINGTDVKERDRHYVELAVSRAIRRNPVLNESIFLFMKRVLLLEFPADMDDETRQAWLNFTMKFQQITGPVMAKGVEDTAFYLYNRLVSLNEVGGSPDRFGTSPDTFHGQNIERIKNWPYALITSSTHDTKRSEDVRARINVLSEIPGEWREHVVLWAKLNRRKKIVVNNRKVPDANEEYLLYQTLVGSWPFGTVSDDEYGSYKERVKSYMTKAAKEAKVNTSWISADRMYEEAMTVFVDTILDRERDNPFLDDFVPFQERVSLFGMYNSAAQTLLKICAPGVPDFYQGTEVWSLSLVDPDNRMPVDYGSRMRMIDEMRGELSRRNTAEYAKDLTSSMEDGRIKLYITYRTLGLRRKTREVFEKGEYIPLEATGTRSGHVIAFARRFLNTMIVVVVPRFIAKILSSPDMTFADMWEDTMVIVPEGSDEETFRNVFTGEDVVKTRRQGFPGLACSGLFRSFPVALLETGR